From the Simplicispira suum genome, the window AACCCATTGAGGACAGCGCCAAGGTCATCAGCCGCATGGTTGACCTGGTGATGATCCGCACCTTCGAGCAAACCAAGATCGAGCGCTTTGCCGAGCATTCGCGCGTGCCCGTCATCAACGGCCTGACCAACGAGTTCCACCCCTGCCAGATCCTGGCCGACATCTTTACCTTTCTCGAGCACCGCGGCATGGATTCACAAGGCAAGCCCGACCTGGCCTGCCTGGCCGGCAAGACCGTGGCCTGGGTGGGCGACGGCAACAACATGGCCAACACCTGGCTTCAGGCGGCTGAGCTGCTCGACTTTAAGGTCCATGTCAGCACGCCGCGCGGCTACGAAATAGACGAGAAAATGGCCGTTGGCGCAGGTGGGACAAGCGCTGGCAGCTATCAATTTTTTAGCAACCCGCTGGACGCCTGCAAGGACGCAGACCTGGTCACGACCGACGTCTGGACCAGCATGGGCTACGAGGCCGAGAACGAGGCGCGCAAAAAGGCCTTTGCCGACTGGTGCGTAGACCCGGAAATGATGGCCGCCGCCCGCCCCGAGGCCCTGTTCATGCACTGCCTGCCGGCCCACCGCGGCGAGGAAGTCACCGCCGAAGTCATCGACGGCCCCCAATCCGTCGTCTGGGAAGAGGCGGAAAACAGGATGCACGTGCAGAAGGCACTCATGGAGTACCTTCTGCTCGGCCGGATTGCATGAAATGCAAACGGGTGGCGCGCCAGCGCCAGCAGCCTGTTTCGGCGCAGGCACCTATCCGCGCAGCGGATGTGAAGCAGCCGCAGGCTGCGCGCCGAAGCCAAAACAGGATGCACGTGCAGAAGGCACTCATGGAGTACCTTCTGCTCGGCCGTATCGCGTGACGCGCGGCGTGCGGAAATCAATTGGAATCTGACCCCCATTCCTTGCATCCGTGCCTCTCCTGCGGGGCCTGCTGCGCAAGCTTTCGTGTGGATTTTTCGGTGGTCGAGCGCAGCGACCACGGCGGTAAGGTGCCCGATGGCTTGACGGTGGATGTCACCGATTCCTTCTGCCGAATGCGCGGCACCGACCACAGCCCCCCGAGGTGCGCGGCCCTGACCGGCACCGTGGGGCAGCGCGCGGCCTGTGCAATCTATGAGTGGCGCCCGTCGCCCTGCAGGGAATTTGCGGCCGGCTCGGACGCTTGCGAGCGGGCGCGCATGCGGCGTGGCATGGCGTCCTACCCCCGCTGAACCCGCTCCGACTCAGTCCACCGTCAGAATCGTGGACCCCGTGGTCTTGCGGGCTTCCAGATCGCGGTGCGCCTGCTGCACGTCGGCGAGCGCATAGCGCTGGGCAATATGGATCTTCACCTGCCCACTCTCGACGACCGCGAACAGTTCGTCCGCCATGGCCTGTGTGCTCTCGCGCGTGGAAATGTGGGTGAACAAGGTCTGGCGCGTCACATACAGCGAGCCGCGCCCGCCCAGCGAGGCCGGCGCAAACGGCGGCACCGGCCCCGAGGCGTTGCCGAAGCTGGCCATCAGGCCGAAGGGACGCAGGCAGTCGAGCGATTTTTCCCAAGTGTCCTTGCCCACCGAGTCGTAGACCACCTTCACGCCTTGGCCCTGGGTGATTTCCTTGACCCGCGCGGCAAAGTCTTCGGTGCTGTAGTTGATGGCATGCGCCGCGCCGTTGGCCAGTGCAAGCTGGCATTTGGCGTCCGAGCCAGCGGTGGCGATCAGCTCCAGACCCAGGGCGCGCGCCCACTGGCAGGCAATCAGGCCGACGCCGCCTGCAGCTGCATGGAACAGCACCGCGTCGCCGCGCTGCAGTCCTTGCACCGGCAAGGTTTTCTTCAGCAAATACTGCGCCGTCAGTCCCTTGAGCATCATGGCCGCGCCGGTCTCGAAACCGATCGCATCGGGCAGGCGGCAGACGCAGCGCGCCGGCATCACGCGCTCGGTGCTGTAGCTGCCGGGCGGGTTGCTGGCGTAGGCCACGCGATCACCCACTTTCAGATGCGTGACGCCCTCGCCCACAGCCTCCACCACGCCGGCCGCCTCCATGCCCAGTTGCAGCGGCATCGGGAATGGGTAGAGGCCGGTGCGCTGGTAGACGTCGATGTAGTTCAGGCCAATGGCATGGTGGCGCACGCGGATTTCCCCCGCCGCCGGATCGCCCACCTGGACTTCCACCAGTTGCAGTTCTTCCGGGCCGCCGTTCTGGCGAATCTGTATGGCAAGGCTCATGGGGGGCTCCTGTGGGTTCTGTAAAGCGCCTTGCATGCTGCCATGTTTTTGCAAGCTGCGCCTCGACAGGGCCGCTACAGTCAAGGCATGCAAGAAAAGCTTGGGGGCCGCACGGCGGCACTGCTCGTCATTCCGCCGCTGCTGTGGGCCGGGAACGCCGTGGTGGGGCGCATGGTGCACGACATGGTGCCGCCGCTGACGCTGAATTTTTTGCGCTGGCTGATCGCCTTTGCCCTGCTGCTGCCCCTGGCCCATCAGGTCCTGCGCCGGGACAGCGGACTTTGGGCGCACTGGCGCCGCTACGCACTGCTGGGGCTGCTGGGAATCGGGCTCTACAACGCGTTTCAATACATGGCGCTGCAGACCTCGATGCCGATCAACGTGACCCTGGTGGGCTCCAGCATGCCGGTGTGGATGCTGGTCGTAGGGGCCTTGTTCTTCGGAACGCGCGTCACGCAGCGCCAGTTGATTGGCGCCCTGCTTTCCATGGGTGGCGTACTGCTTGTGCTCAGCCGCGGCGAATGGGGTGCGTTGCTGGCGCTGCGCCTGGTGCCGGGCGATGTGTTCATGCTGATTGCCACCATCTGCTGGGCTTTCTATAGCTGGTTGCTGGTAAAAACCAGCGAGCCTGTACGCCTGCGCGGCAACTGGGCCGCCTTTCTGATGGCGCAACTGGTGTTTGGTCTGGGTTGGTCCGGCCTGCTTGCAGGCGGCGAATGGGCCACGGGACGCACCGAGATCGACTGGGGCTGGCCACTCGTTGCTGCCCTGGCGTTCATTGCGATCGGCCCTGCCGTGCTTGCCTACCGTTGCTGGGGCATGGGAGTGCAGCGCGCCGGCCCCACGGTGGCGGGCTTTTTTGCCAACCTCACACCGCTGTTTGCCGCCTTGCTGTCGGCCGCTTTTCTGGGCCAGGCGCCCCATGCCTACCATGCGGCCGCTTTTGCGCTCATCGTGGGCGGCATCGTGGTGTCTTCGCGGCGCGCGTAGAGCGCTGCTGCGTTTCCGGCCGATCGACCTCTCAGACGCCCTCAGGCGCGGCAAAACACAAACGCCCCTTGCCGGCGCGCTTGGCGGCATACATCGCCTGGTCTGCGCGGTTCATGAGCAGCTCCAGCTTGCCTGGAAGCGGTGGGTGCATCGCCACACCGATGCTTGCACCAATCTGCAGGTTTTTCCCATCGACGACCATGGGCTGGTTCAACGCTTCGATGATGCGCTGGCCAATGCGTGCGGGTTCGAGCAGCGTCACGTTCTTGTCGAGCATGACCAGGAACTCGTCGCCTCCCAGCCGGGCCACGGTGTCGCCCTCCCGCACACTGCGCAGCAGGCGCTGAGCGACGATGCGCAGCACTTCGTCGCCGGCCTGGTGGCCTTGCTGGTCGTTGATGTGCTTGAACCCGTCCAGATCGATGAACAGCAGTGCCAGCAAGTCGGCCGGAGGCCGCATCTGGGCCAGCGCTCGCTCCAGGCGCTCATGAAAAGAGGCGCGGTTGTCCAGGCCGGTCAGCGCGTCGTGATTGGCCTGGTGGTGTTGCTGGCGCGCAATCTGCACCCGCGCAGAGACGTCCTGCACCAATGTCATGATGGAAGTGACCCGCCCGGTGGCGTCTGTCAGCGCCGAGTTGAACCACTCGGCATGGATCTCGGTGCCATCGCGCCGCACAAAGGAGTTTTCTTCGCGGTTCTGCGATTCCTGTCCGCTCTGCAGGCGCTGCAGGGCCTGGTTCAGGCGCTCGTCCGTCACATCCAGCAGTTCCAGCAGCAAACGGCCCTCGACGAATGCCAGATCGTCCCAGCCCATCAACTGAACGGCACGCTCCGAGCAGTGGAGCAAACGCAGTTCGTGGTCCATCTCCAGCACGGCCAGCGGGCTGTTGTCGATGTGTGAGGACAGACGCTGGTTGGCCGCACGCAGCGCGTTGAAAGCGACCTGCAATTCGTGCACATCGATGGCTGAAGTCACAAAGCCGGCAATGGCACCCTGGGGATTGCGCGCCGGTGTCAGGCAGATGGTGCGCCACTCCTCAGCGCCGTAGGGGTTGGTGAGCAAGCGCTGGTATTCCAGCCGCTCGCCGGCCTGCACGCGCTCGACCAAAGGCAGGATGCGAACCGCATCGGCCTCGCCGTACAGGTCGGCAATGGTCTTGCCAATGATTTGCGAGGGCTCGGTCCCAAACCAGCGCGCGTATTCGTCGTTGCAGTACACCAGGCGCAATTGCAGGTTGAAGACCGCCACCGTGGCACCCACGTCGCGCGTGATCACCGCCAGCAGTTCTGCATCCGAGAGGCCCAGCGACAGCGAGCCGGCCACGTCAGGCGCAAGCGTGGAGGCCTGCGTCATGCGTGCCCCATGGCCAGGCGCAGCAGTGCAGCCTTGGATGCAGAGCGCCATGCTTCAGAAACCGCGATCATGGGAGCCGTGTTCGAAAATGTAAGCGATTGTTCAAACCAGCTTAGCAGCTTTCTGCGAAGTCTGCCCCGCAGACGCCCCGCTGCCCCGGCGGGCTGCGCGCCGTTCGCGCCCGTGCAAAGCCATTTCGCGGCGCCGTTTGCGTGTTTCGTCGCAAGGCGCTGGGCAGCAGCCGCTCCCAAGCCGACAGTCGCGGTCATCTTCCTTGATTTCGAAAGACTCCATCATGCTTCTCACCATCGCTACCCAGCAGCCGCGCATGCTGCTCACCATCGTCTTGCACACCCCCACCTGGGTGTGGATGCTGCTTGCCGCCCTGATCTGGCTGGGCGCCAGCCAGATGTTTGCACGCCGCGCCGGCCTGCGCCGCGTGCTGCTGATGCCGATCGCCATGGCGGTGTTTTCTGCCTGGGGCATGGGTTCGGCGTTTGGCGCAGTGCCGCAGATCGGAGAAATTCTGGCGGTCTGGCTGGTCGCTGCCTGCCTTGTAGCGGCGCTCTCGCTCTGGCTGCACGGCCGCGCTCCAGCAGGCACGCGCTACGAAGCCTCCAGCCAGCAATTCCATTTGCCGGGCAGTGCCTGGCCGATGGTCCTCATCGTGGGTATCTTCCTGGTGAAGTGGGTGGTGGGCGTGGAACTCGCTTTGCAGCCACCGCTGGCGCACGACAGCCAATTTGCCCTGCAGATTGCCCTGGTGTATGGCGCATTCAATGGCGTTTTTGCCGCGCGCACCGGGCGGCTGCTGCGCCTGGCCAAGGCCGGTACCCACGCACACCCCATCGCCACCGCCTGAAGGAACGCACCATGGCGCGTGCCCCATTCCCCCTGAGTTCCGAAGCACTCGAACGCCTGGCGCAGCGCCGGGCCAAGGCCAAAATGGGCTGGTACGCGCACGCCAGTGTGTACGTTCTGGTCAACCTGTTGCTGGTTACCTTGTCTGTCGGCAGGGGCCACTACTGGGCCGTGTTCCCGGCGCTCGGCTGGGGTCTGGGCCTGCTGATCCACGGTGTGGCGGTGTTTTTTCTCTCCGGCGGCAGCGACTGGCACGAACGCATGGTGCAAGCAGAACGCGAGCGGCTTGCGCGGCGCGGGCAAGCTGGCTGAACCGCCGCCCACATCCCGGAACGCATCGGCTTCTCCCTGCCATATGCGTGCAGCGCACAGAACCAAGACTCCTCGCATGACGCAACCGAACCATTCCACACCACGTCGCAACGGGCCTCGCCGCAGCGTCGCACTGCTCTTGATCGCGTCCATTGTGGTCCCCGCAGTGCTCGCCGCCGCAGTGGTCTGGGGTGGTCCCGGTGCCATTGCGCCGCTGGCCAGTATCAACGACCCCTTTCGGGGGTGGATTTCAGCAAGGTTCCGCGCGCGCAGTACTACACCGCCCGTGATGGCACAAGGCTCGCATGGCATGGCTACACCCCCACGCCGACGCCAACCAGCACCACTTCGCGCCGCGTGGTCCTGGTGCATGGCTCTTCGGCGCGCGGGCAGTCGATGCACGTGCTGGCCCAGGCGCTGGCGGCCGAAGGGTATGCCGTGGCGGCACTCGACATGCGCGGGCATGGCGATTCGGGGCCGCGCGGCCAGATCGGCTACATCGGCCAACTGGAAGACGACCTGGAGGATTTCATGCACGCTGTGCCGCATTCCGGGCCACAGACGCTGATGGGCTTCTCGTCGGGAGGCGGTTTTGTGCTGCGTTTTGCCGCAAGCCCCCGGCAAGCACTGTTCGAACGCTATGTGCTGCTCTCGCCCTTTCTGCACCACAGCGCGCCCACCAACCGGCCGGGCAATGGTGGCTGGGTCTCGGTGGGTCTCCCCCGAATCCTTGCGCTGACCGCGCTCAACCGGATCGGCATTGCCCGGTGGAACGATCTCCCGGTGCTGCGTTTTGCGCTGAACGAGCAAGCGCGCCACATCCTCACGCCCAGCTACTCGTATGCCCTGGCCACCAACTTCCGTCCGCATGACGACTACCTGAACGATATTCGCAATGCGCAGGGCAGGCTTTGTATCGTGGCGGGACGGGAAGACGAGCTATTCCAGGCCGAACGATTCGCAGGGGTTTTCGAGAGCGCCGGGAAAACGGTGCCCGTCACCCTGGTGCCGGGCGTCAACCACATGGGTTTGACGCTCGACGCCACCGCCGTGCGCACGGTGGCGCGGGCATGCAAAGACTGAACACTCGCCCTTGCCTAGAATTCCGCTCGACATGTCCACACATCTAAGCCCCGAAGCCATTGAACAACTGGCCCGCCGACGCGCCGGCGCCAAGCTCGGCTGGTACATCCACGCCCTGGTGTTCACGCTGGTGAATCTGGGCCTTTTCGCCATATCACGCTATGGATTTGGCGATCGGCCCTGGTCTGTTTTTCCGCTGCTGGGCTGGGGCCTGGGGCTGGCATTGCACGGCATCTCGGTATTTTTACTGGGCACGGGCAGCGGTATCCGCGAGCGCATGGTGCAAAAGGAGCGCGAGCGACTGCAGCGCGAACGCGGTGGACACTGACACGGCAACCAAAGCGGCACCAGCCCCAAAAATCGACTGGATCGATAAGCTGCGGTATCTGCTGCAGACCCTGGCCTTTTCCCTGGCCATCGCAGCGATCCAATATGCCATCCGGCCCGAGCGGCCCTACGAGTTTCCGTTGGTCTATTCCCTGGCCATCGGCAGCCTGACCTGGGCCTGCATCGATTTCGGGCGCCATCTGTTCCCCTCCAGATCCGCTACAGGCTGGCCCGCCGGTTGGGCAGGCGTTGCGCTGCCTGCCTGCGGCATGGTGCTGGGCTACCTGGGCGGCACAGCGCTGGCCGACGCGTGGTTTGGGTTTTCCTCGTGGGAAGCGAGCGGCCGGGCGCAACTGCGGGTTTCGGTGGTCATCACGCTGGTGGCCGGGCTTGCAGTTACCTATTTTTTCTACACCCGGGGCAAAGCGGCCTACCTGCAAGTACACGTGGCTCAGGCCCAGCGCGATGCCACCGAAACCCGCCTCAAACTCCTGGAAGCGCAGCTTGAGCCGCACATGATGTTCAACACACTGGCCAACCTGCGCGTGCTGATTGCCACCGACCCGCCGCGCGCCCAGGCCATGCTGGACCACCTGATTGCCTACCTGCGCGCCACGCTCGGCGGCGCGCGTTCCACGCTGCACCCGCTGCAGGATGAATTCGCACGCCTGGCCGACTACCTCGAAATCATGGCCGTTCGCATGGGTCCGCGCCTGGCCTTCACGCTGGACCTGCCCGACGCGCTGCGGGCTGTGCCCGTGCCGCCGCTGCTGCTGCAGCCATTGGTGGAAAACGCCATCCGCCACGGGCTGGAACCTCAGGTGGCTGGCGGCCAGATCGATGTGCGCGCCAGCACCCGGCCCGGCCCCGCTGGATCGTTGCTGGTGCTGGAAGTGGTGGACAGCGGCGTGGGACTGGGCGCGGCGCCAGCGCACGACACGGACCGCCCCGGAAGTCACTTTGGCCTGACGCAGGTGCGCGAGCGCCTCGCCACCCTGTACAGCGCACAAGGAACTCTTGAATTGATAGCTGGAGAGGCCCATGGGACTTGCGCTAGAGTCACTTTTCCTTTGAATTCTTCCACCCCATGAACCTCCCTGCCCCCCACGCCCTGATTGCCGAGGACGAGCCCTTGCTGGCCGCCGCCCTGCAATACGAACTGGCCCAGGCTTGGCCCGAGCTGCAGGTCGTAGCCACGGTGGGCGATGGCCTGTCTGCCGTGCGCGAAGCGCTGGCCTTGCGGCCCGAGGTGCTGTTCTTCGACATCCGCATGCCCGGCCAGAGCGGGCTGGACGCCGCCGCCGAACTGGTGGACGCCTGGCCGGACGGCCAACCCTTCCCGGCGCTGGTCTTTCTCACCGCCTACGACCAGTACGCCGTGCAGGCCTTCGAGGCGCAGGCGGTGGACTATTTGCTCAAGCCGCTGCAAGCCGGGCGCTTGCAAAAAACCGTGGCGCGCGTGCGGGCGCTGCTGGCCGCACGCAGCGGCGCCGCACCCCTGCCAGAAACCACGCTCGCCCAGCTGCGCAGCCTACTGGGCGCCGGACTCGCCCCTGCGACGGGCGCCGCGCCCACCGGCGGCCCGCTGCGCTTCATCCAGGCCGGGCACGGCAGTCGCATCGACATGGTGCCGGTGGATGAGGTATTGGTCTTCGAAGCGGCCGACAAATACGTGCGCGTGCTTACCGCCAGCCGCGAACACCTGATCCGCACGCCGCTGCGCGAACTGCTGGCCCAGCTCGACACCCAGCAGTTCTGGCAGATCCACCGTGGCACGCTGGTCCGCGCCAGCGCCATCACCAGCGCGGTACGAAGCGACAGCGGCAAGCTCACACTGCAGCTGCATGGCCGGCCGGAAGCGTTTGCCGTCAGCCGGCTGTATGCGGCGCAGTTCAAGGCCATGTAGTTCCCTTGCCCAATCCAGCGTGAACGCGAAGATCAAGCGCAGACCGACGTGCTGGCTCAGCGAAGCCGACGAAGGAATCGTTTGATCTAGGGCCTCAGGCCCTAGAAATGGAATTGCTTCGAAAAGACCTGTCTTTTCAGGCTTGACCGGATATCTGCGACGGGTTCCACTTCCGATCAGACCCACAGAAAGCCTGTTCTCAAAGACATGCTCCGCGCGCCTTCAGCGGAAGGACCAGCGGCACCGACTTGGACGCTTGCCCGCAAGTCACGTGCGCCCTTGGTTTGTTGCCGCTCGCCGTGCCCAGATGTCATCTTGCTTGAAGGAGGTCAAGTTGCCATCCGCTTTGCTGCTTCTCGCAATCACCGGCCTGGGTGTGATCGCGGGACTGGTGGTATGGGTTTGCCTGTTGTGGCGACGCCTCGCTGCACTGAAGAGCCAAACAAACCAATTGGCGGAAGCGCTCGATCATGTGCATGCCTTTGTGTACATGAAAGACAGCGAGCGCAGGTACATCTATGCCAACCGGCTGACCTTGGAGCGCTTGGGGCTTACTACAAAGCAGCTGTATGGCACGCGCGCCACCGACCATTTTCAAGCAGCGACCGCCGCGTGCATCGACGAAGTAGACAAGCGGGTGCTCACGTATGGCGAAAGCAGCTCGGATCAAGTGGTGTACGGCGACGACCCTGCGACGGCCCTGGTGTATCTGGAAGTCAAGGAACCCTTTCACGACCCACGAGGGCGCGTCGTCGGATTGCTCGGTATTTCCACTGACATGACGGAGATTCGCCGCCTCGAACGGGAACTGGAATTGCGCTCCACCACGGATTATTTGACCGGCCTCGCCAATCGCCGCTTCTTCGACGAACGACTCACCCTGGCACTGAAGCACCAGCGCCGCGCCCAGGGCCCCACGGCCTTGCTCTTGCTCGATATCGATCACTTCAAGAAGTACAACGACACCTACGGCCATTCTGCGGGCGACGCCGTATTGCAAGCGGTCGCTGCAGCGCTGCTGGGTGCCGTTGCGCGAACGACGGACTTCGTGGCACGCGTTGGCGGGGAGGAATTCGCCATGCTTCTGGATGGAACGGGCCTTCAGGGTGCGCAGCAGATCGCAGAGGCAGCGCGTGCAGGCGTGCAGCGTTGCGGTCTGCTCCATGAGAAAAACTCAGCCCAGGTGGTCACCATCAGCATTGGCATCGCAATGGCCACCCCCGATGAAGACCCCACCCACTTGTACCAAAAAGCAGACCGTGCCCTGTACGCAGCCAAGGAGTCCGGACGCAACCGGGTTTGCACTGCGTGATCCATGCGCAGCAGGCCCAACACTGGACGGACCAGGCGTTGCAGACCAGCGATCACTCGCGATCCGGCAGTGCCAACAGCGCCGTCCAGGGTACATCCGCCAGCGGCGCATCGTGCGCAACCACGATGACGCGGCCTGCTTGCTGGGCCGCATCGGCAATGGCGGCGCTCAGGTAGCGCCGCGAGGCAAGGTCCAGCCCGGCCAATGGCTCGTCGATCAGCGTCAGCGGCGCGCCGCTGGCCAGTGCGGCGGCAAACCAGGCCTTGCGGCGGGAGCCGGTGGAGAGCATGAAAAACCCCTTGTTCTGGTGCGCCTCCAAGGTGAAGCCCGCCACATGCCGCTCCAGCGCGGATGGGTCCCAAGCGGGGCAGCGCGCGGCAACCGTCCGCCACCAGTCGCGCACGACCATCTGCTCGGTTCCCGCCGCATCGCGTTCGGGCCAGAACACCTGCGCAGGCTGGACCGGCGCGCCGTGCAGCAGGACCTGCCCGCGCGTGGGCGCTGCAGTGCCGGCGAGCAAACGCAGCAGCGTGGTTTTGCCGCTGCCCGGCCCGCCCTGCACCAGCGCGGCGCCAGCGGGAACGCGCCAATCCAGCGCGGCAAACATCGGGCTGTGGGGCCAGCGCAATTCGATTTGTTCGAGTACCAGAAGGGGTTCGGAAGCAGGCATGGAAAGAATAGTGGCGTAGGGACGCAGACAATGTGCCCATGGTTTTGGAATACCTCGATTTTGACCACAGCGACGACGCCGACGGTGCGGGCAGCTGGGACGCGCTGGCCAGTGTGCGGCCCGTTCGCCTGCCCGCTGCACTGCGCGAAGTGCAGTCCGTGCTCGCCTGGGCGCACGCGGCCTTTGGCGCGCCCGATGCGGGTGGCGTCGAACTGGGCGAATGGAGCTACGCGCTGCACTGCAGCCAGGAGGGCGTGGGCGATCGGGCGCTGGCCTACGACGCCGGGCGCAAGGCGCTCGACCACACCCCGCTCGCGTCTGACAGTGGGCGCTGCACGCTGAGTTTGACCGTGAGCGGATCGGCGGGCTTCTCGCAGGCATTGGCCCAGGCGTTTGGCCTGGATTGACAACGATCAGCCTGCAAAGGCCTGAATGCAATCGAGCGCGGCCCGCACATCGGCCGGCCCCACATCCAGGTGCGTCACCCAGCGCAGCCGGGTCTGGCCACCGTACAGGCTGCTGGTCACGCGCACGCCGCCGCGCGCCAGCGCATCCATGAACGCCGGAGCAATGTCCGGCGCGACGTCCGTGAACAGAATGTTGGTCTGCGCTGCATGCACCTCCAGGCGCCCTTGGAGTGCCGGCTGCGTGCGCTGTGCAGCGTGCAGCCCGTCCGCAAGCTGGCGCAGCAAGGCATGGTCGTCCGCCATGCGCCGCACATGGTGCTCCAGCGCGTAATGTCCGGCGGCGGCCAGCACGCCGGCCTGGCGCATGGCACCACCCAGGATTTTTCTCGTGCGCCGGGCCTGGCGAATGAAATCGTGGCGGCCCAACAGCAAGGAGCCGACGGGTGCGCCCAGGCCCTTGCTCAGACACAAGGAGACGGAGTCGAAATGCTTGCAGATGGCGCGCGCCTCGTCGTAAACGTCGCTTCCATTGGCCTGCGCATTCGCCGTGGCGGCATTGAACAAGCGCGCCCCGTCCAGGTGCATGGCAAGACCGC encodes:
- the argF gene encoding ornithine carbamoyltransferase, yielding MKHYLQFNDLDANEYAYLFERAALIKKKFKSYEKHHPLVDRTLAMIFEKASTRTRVSFEAGMYQLGGSVVHLTTGDSQLGRAEPIEDSAKVISRMVDLVMIRTFEQTKIERFAEHSRVPVINGLTNEFHPCQILADIFTFLEHRGMDSQGKPDLACLAGKTVAWVGDGNNMANTWLQAAELLDFKVHVSTPRGYEIDEKMAVGAGGTSAGSYQFFSNPLDACKDADLVTTDVWTSMGYEAENEARKKAFADWCVDPEMMAAARPEALFMHCLPAHRGEEVTAEVIDGPQSVVWEEAENRMHVQKALMEYLLLGRIA
- a CDS encoding LytR/AlgR family response regulator transcription factor, giving the protein MNLPAPHALIAEDEPLLAAALQYELAQAWPELQVVATVGDGLSAVREALALRPEVLFFDIRMPGQSGLDAAAELVDAWPDGQPFPALVFLTAYDQYAVQAFEAQAVDYLLKPLQAGRLQKTVARVRALLAARSGAAPLPETTLAQLRSLLGAGLAPATGAAPTGGPLRFIQAGHGSRIDMVPVDEVLVFEAADKYVRVLTASREHLIRTPLRELLAQLDTQQFWQIHRGTLVRASAITSAVRSDSGKLTLQLHGRPEAFAVSRLYAAQFKAM
- a CDS encoding DUF6622 family protein, giving the protein MLLTIATQQPRMLLTIVLHTPTWVWMLLAALIWLGASQMFARRAGLRRVLLMPIAMAVFSAWGMGSAFGAVPQIGEILAVWLVAACLVAALSLWLHGRAPAGTRYEASSQQFHLPGSAWPMVLIVGIFLVKWVVGVELALQPPLAHDSQFALQIALVYGAFNGVFAARTGRLLRLAKAGTHAHPIATA
- a CDS encoding GGDEF domain-containing protein — its product is MPSALLLLAITGLGVIAGLVVWVCLLWRRLAALKSQTNQLAEALDHVHAFVYMKDSERRYIYANRLTLERLGLTTKQLYGTRATDHFQAATAACIDEVDKRVLTYGESSSDQVVYGDDPATALVYLEVKEPFHDPRGRVVGLLGISTDMTEIRRLERELELRSTTDYLTGLANRRFFDERLTLALKHQRRAQGPTALLLLDIDHFKKYNDTYGHSAGDAVLQAVAAALLGAVARTTDFVARVGGEEFAMLLDGTGLQGAQQIAEAARAGVQRCGLLHEKNSAQVVTISIGIAMATPDEDPTHLYQKADRALYAAKESGRNRVCTA
- a CDS encoding alpha/beta hydrolase translates to MDFSKVPRAQYYTARDGTRLAWHGYTPTPTPTSTTSRRVVLVHGSSARGQSMHVLAQALAAEGYAVAALDMRGHGDSGPRGQIGYIGQLEDDLEDFMHAVPHSGPQTLMGFSSGGGFVLRFAASPRQALFERYVLLSPFLHHSAPTNRPGNGGWVSVGLPRILALTALNRIGIARWNDLPVLRFALNEQARHILTPSYSYALATNFRPHDDYLNDIRNAQGRLCIVAGREDELFQAERFAGVFESAGKTVPVTLVPGVNHMGLTLDATAVRTVARACKD
- a CDS encoding diguanylate cyclase domain-containing protein, producing the protein MTQASTLAPDVAGSLSLGLSDAELLAVITRDVGATVAVFNLQLRLVYCNDEYARWFGTEPSQIIGKTIADLYGEADAVRILPLVERVQAGERLEYQRLLTNPYGAEEWRTICLTPARNPQGAIAGFVTSAIDVHELQVAFNALRAANQRLSSHIDNSPLAVLEMDHELRLLHCSERAVQLMGWDDLAFVEGRLLLELLDVTDERLNQALQRLQSGQESQNREENSFVRRDGTEIHAEWFNSALTDATGRVTSIMTLVQDVSARVQIARQQHHQANHDALTGLDNRASFHERLERALAQMRPPADLLALLFIDLDGFKHINDQQGHQAGDEVLRIVAQRLLRSVREGDTVARLGGDEFLVMLDKNVTLLEPARIGQRIIEALNQPMVVDGKNLQIGASIGVAMHPPLPGKLELLMNRADQAMYAAKRAGKGRLCFAAPEGV
- a CDS encoding sensor histidine kinase is translated as MDTDTATKAAPAPKIDWIDKLRYLLQTLAFSLAIAAIQYAIRPERPYEFPLVYSLAIGSLTWACIDFGRHLFPSRSATGWPAGWAGVALPACGMVLGYLGGTALADAWFGFSSWEASGRAQLRVSVVITLVAGLAVTYFFYTRGKAAYLQVHVAQAQRDATETRLKLLEAQLEPHMMFNTLANLRVLIATDPPRAQAMLDHLIAYLRATLGGARSTLHPLQDEFARLADYLEIMAVRMGPRLAFTLDLPDALRAVPVPPLLLQPLVENAIRHGLEPQVAGGQIDVRASTRPGPAGSLLVLEVVDSGVGLGAAPAHDTDRPGSHFGLTQVRERLATLYSAQGTLELIAGEAHGTCARVTFPLNSSTP
- a CDS encoding quinone oxidoreductase family protein, coding for MSLAIQIRQNGGPEELQLVEVQVGDPAAGEIRVRHHAIGLNYIDVYQRTGLYPFPMPLQLGMEAAGVVEAVGEGVTHLKVGDRVAYASNPPGSYSTERVMPARCVCRLPDAIGFETGAAMMLKGLTAQYLLKKTLPVQGLQRGDAVLFHAAAGGVGLIACQWARALGLELIATAGSDAKCQLALANGAAHAINYSTEDFAARVKEITQGQGVKVVYDSVGKDTWEKSLDCLRPFGLMASFGNASGPVPPFAPASLGGRGSLYVTRQTLFTHISTRESTQAMADELFAVVESGQVKIHIAQRYALADVQQAHRDLEARKTTGSTILTVD
- a CDS encoding YkgJ family cysteine cluster protein gives rise to the protein MESDPHSLHPCLSCGACCASFRVDFSVVERSDHGGKVPDGLTVDVTDSFCRMRGTDHSPPRCAALTGTVGQRAACAIYEWRPSPCREFAAGSDACERARMRRGMASYPR
- a CDS encoding 2TM domain-containing protein — its product is MSTHLSPEAIEQLARRRAGAKLGWYIHALVFTLVNLGLFAISRYGFGDRPWSVFPLLGWGLGLALHGISVFLLGTGSGIRERMVQKERERLQRERGGH
- a CDS encoding 2TM domain-containing protein, encoding MARAPFPLSSEALERLAQRRAKAKMGWYAHASVYVLVNLLLVTLSVGRGHYWAVFPALGWGLGLLIHGVAVFFLSGGSDWHERMVQAERERLARRGQAG
- a CDS encoding DMT family transporter; this encodes MQEKLGGRTAALLVIPPLLWAGNAVVGRMVHDMVPPLTLNFLRWLIAFALLLPLAHQVLRRDSGLWAHWRRYALLGLLGIGLYNAFQYMALQTSMPINVTLVGSSMPVWMLVVGALFFGTRVTQRQLIGALLSMGGVLLVLSRGEWGALLALRLVPGDVFMLIATICWAFYSWLLVKTSEPVRLRGNWAAFLMAQLVFGLGWSGLLAGGEWATGRTEIDWGWPLVAALAFIAIGPAVLAYRCWGMGVQRAGPTVAGFFANLTPLFAALLSAAFLGQAPHAYHAAAFALIVGGIVVSSRRA